A single window of Archangium gephyra DNA harbors:
- a CDS encoding cytochrome P450 family protein: MATNPPNEQQQETAPVTAPHEAPRADATHILDRTNPEFFERAHGLYSDLRALGPVVRAPMRGDLTAGAHAEGSPERQARDAGQERYFVTRYDESVSALLDDRLSSDFRTGLPPQQREFLNKAMPEEFKPIAFSLIMMDPPDHTRLRKLVQPNFTARAMEALEPRVQRLVDELLDKAEQAAAARGEPASERCMEFVEAFAYPLPVRVISDMLGIPEEDRAQVHAWAERLLHAETPAARADPQVRAGLKAFASYLEGLFERKRREPGEDMISQMVHAQEDGDRLSHQELLSMVFILFFAGHLTTVNLLGNGVVALLNHPEQHARFLADPAGMSKGMVEETLRYWGPVDYLSTPRIATESFALGDTQVPQGAKVSVGLASANRDPERFANPDAYDISRPDAHRNIAFGKGIHVCIGAPLARLEARIAFETLFRRFPKLRLAVPESELRWGAGAAMRGFNRIPLFF; this comes from the coding sequence ATGGCAACCAACCCCCCGAACGAGCAGCAGCAAGAGACCGCCCCCGTCACAGCCCCGCACGAGGCCCCCCGCGCCGACGCCACCCACATCCTGGACAGGACGAACCCCGAGTTCTTCGAGCGGGCCCACGGCCTCTATTCCGACCTGCGGGCCCTCGGCCCCGTGGTGCGCGCCCCCATGCGCGGCGACCTCACGGCGGGCGCCCATGCCGAGGGCTCTCCGGAGCGCCAGGCCCGCGACGCCGGACAGGAGCGCTACTTCGTCACCCGCTACGACGAGTCCGTGTCCGCGCTGCTCGATGACCGGCTCTCCTCCGACTTCCGCACCGGGCTGCCACCGCAGCAGCGCGAGTTCTTGAACAAGGCCATGCCCGAGGAGTTCAAGCCCATCGCGTTCAGCCTCATCATGATGGATCCCCCGGACCACACCCGGCTGCGCAAGCTGGTGCAGCCCAACTTCACCGCGCGCGCCATGGAGGCCCTCGAGCCCCGCGTCCAGCGCCTCGTGGACGAGCTGCTCGACAAGGCGGAGCAGGCGGCGGCCGCCCGGGGCGAGCCGGCATCCGAGCGCTGCATGGAGTTCGTCGAGGCCTTCGCCTACCCGCTGCCCGTGCGCGTCATCAGCGACATGCTCGGCATCCCGGAGGAGGACCGGGCCCAGGTACATGCCTGGGCCGAGCGGCTCCTGCATGCCGAGACGCCGGCCGCGCGGGCGGATCCCCAGGTGCGCGCCGGATTGAAGGCCTTCGCCAGCTACCTGGAGGGCCTGTTCGAGCGCAAGCGGCGCGAGCCGGGCGAGGACATGATCAGCCAGATGGTGCACGCCCAGGAGGACGGCGACCGGCTCAGCCACCAGGAGCTGCTGTCCATGGTGTTCATCCTCTTCTTCGCCGGGCACCTGACGACGGTGAACCTGCTCGGCAACGGCGTCGTCGCGCTGTTGAACCACCCCGAGCAGCACGCGCGCTTCCTCGCGGACCCCGCGGGGATGAGCAAGGGCATGGTCGAGGAGACGCTGCGCTACTGGGGCCCTGTCGACTACCTGAGCACCCCGCGCATCGCCACGGAGTCCTTCGCGCTGGGAGACACCCAGGTGCCCCAGGGGGCGAAGGTGTCGGTGGGCCTCGCCTCGGCCAACCGGGATCCGGAGCGCTTCGCGAATCCCGACGCGTATGACATCTCGCGCCCGGACGCCCACCGGAACATCGCCTTCGGCAAGGGCATCCACGTGTGCATCGGGGCGCCGCTGGCCCGGCTCGAGGCGCGCATCGCCTTCGAGACGCTCTTCCGGCGCTTCCCCAAGCTGCGGCTGGCCGTGCCCGAAAGCGAGCTGCGCTGGGGCGCCGGCGCGGCCATGCGCGGCTTCAACCGCATCCCGCTGTTCTTCTAG